The genomic interval CTGTTGGCGTTCCTCAACCACTGCCGAATCGCAACTTCGATAACCTTGCTGGGATCATTCGTGAGATGTTTAATTTGATCGAGTAAATCGGGATCGAGGTGGATTGAAACTTCCACTTTGTCAGGGGATGGATGGGGTTGGACAGCAGGTTCGTTCATGATGATAGTTAAAGGCCCTTTGAAGAAAAATAAATCCCGGAGATTAAAGGAGTTCACCCTATTAAAACCCTATCCTTAGGTTCAATCTGAAGGATCAGC from Kovacikia minuta CCNUW1 carries:
- a CDS encoding ribbon-helix-helix domain-containing protein — protein: MNEPAVQPHPSPDKVEVSIHLDPDLLDQIKHLTNDPSKVIEVAIRQWLRNANSRDDDLTRNLQRNPPIPPRGEWND